In Roseofilum reptotaenium CS-1145, the genomic window ACACCACTACTTCAAATATCGTATCGTAGATCCGATTTCTAAAGATAATCCCGGAAACAGCGTTGGGGATGCCACTATCTGCAACCACAGACTCGACAATCGAAATCTCGCCCCCCTCGAATGTGGGATCTTGCATCACTAACATTTTGACTAAAAAGATAATGCCTGCTACCAAATAAAGCCATTTCATCTGCTGTTTTTCCTCCACTGATCGCTATTTCTCTTGAGCTTTGTCACTAATTGGGCAAGGGGCCCCTTGTTTGTCTTTTGCCTAACCCGACACATGATTTTTCATCGATAAACTGGTTACTTCACTGGGTAACTCAGTCTGCATAATCTCATAAAGTCGCTCTACCCGAATGGTTGTATGGTAGGGTTTTGTCTCTTGACTGGCTGAAGAGGAAATACAAGTGGCGTGAATTTCCTTATCCATCAGCGCCTGATGTAGACTGGCATCATCACTATAGGGAACCAGATCGAGGCGCATATGATATTTATCTAAGGTTTTCTGTAAGCTGTTAATTAAGGCTTCAAATTGGGGATTTTCCTGCTCCATGTCTTCAGAAATGGTGCCCAGACGCATCACCAAAGACGATCGCACGGCTACCGCATATAAAGTAATGGCTAACATTGTCCCCACTAGAGCTTCTGTTAAGGCCACATCTGCCCCACCTAACACGGCATATACCAGTGCTGCTACAGCTCCCAAGATCCCCCGAATAACTAGCGCATGGTAGGGATTTTTTTGCAGAACCACTAGACCTGCGGCTAATGGCAATAGGGCAACAATTAATAATAGAGAGATATCAGTCGTCATTATTTCCCCCACTGGAACAAGAGGCTAAAACATATCCTATCGGTAATAGAGAGATTATGGCACTCCAATACAACAATCATTGCCAAACCATCCAGAATAGAAACAACAACATTAAATTCATCATGCCAATCAGATGGTCAAGCGTTTCGAGTGTCTGAGGGAGTTTAACGGTTGAGTTGCGAAAGATGATGAAGTAGGCAAGCCAACCCAAGGCGATCGTGACAAGGGGTTTGGCTATGTTTGCCAGGGTATAGGTCTGATAATTAAAGGCGTTTGCGCCGATGAGTCCACTGATTAAAATGACCACTGCCAACCAGAAACCGATGGATAGCTTTTGAGTGTCCTCTTCTGACCTTTCATGGGGCAAAAACATGAATTGTCCATAGACGGTTGCTGTGCCCACGGCAGCGAAACTCATGCCCAGCATTTGCCAAGGGATCAGGTTTTTCAGGGTTAGGACTTTAGCGCCAAAACCGGCAAGTAGGGGACAACCACAGATGGATAAACTTGCCAAGTTGAGGGCGATCCACAGGGAATTGGCCATGGGTTTTTGTTGCAATTCTTTTAGGTTACGACTGGGTAAGTTACCCCCAATTAGGAATAGGGCAGATTTTGCCAGTCCGTGGGTAAGAGCATATAATCCTCCCACTTCCGGGGCTACAAGGACAAAGCCCAATTGGGAAATTGTACTCAAGGCTAACATGCGTTTGATGTCTTTTTCAAATAGGGCATACCCTACACCTAATAGGGCAGTAGCTACGCCAAAGAAGCGTATGATGGGGTCAATTGCTTCTAAAGTCAGGGCGCAGCGCACTAGGGGAAAGGCTGCAGTTTTGACGACGACTCCTGAGAGGATGGCAGAAACAGGGGTTTCTGATTCTGAGTGTGTCAGGGGTAACCAGAATCCGGGGACAAAGATACCGCCTTTGGCTAGAAGTGCGAGGAAGATCAGGGCAATGGCTTCGGCGGGAGCATTGATTAAACCGGTTAAAGCGAAGGAGTTGTTTGCTTTATAGACGAGGATGGCTCCCACTAAGTACAAGAGCATAACGGTATTACTAAGCAATAGATACCGCAGTCCTATCCAGATGGCGCGATCGCTTCTTGGATAGGAAATCAGCAGAAATGCGGCGATGGTCATCACTTCTATGCCGACATAGATACTCAGCCAGTCAGCACAGACAAAGACTGAGTTGATACTGCCCTGTAAAACCACAAGCTGAGTATAAAAGAAGGCGCTTTTGCTACTCCGCCAACAGTAGAGTAGTACTGCCACACAGACAAAAGCATTAGTTAAGATAAAGAAGGCACTCTGTTCATCGGCGATCAGGGTAACTCCGAAATTATCGAGCAATTCCAGGACAATGGGTTCGGGTTGCTGAAATACGAAGGTCGCATAGGCAAACGAGACTAGGGTCGTCCCAAAGGCCAGAAACCAATCGAGCCTTGGTAGGAGATAAATTCCTAAGCCAACAATCAAAGGGAGGAGAAGCCAAGCGATTGTGAGGATGGTCATGGTGTGAGTTTTTCCCAATCTCCTTGGTTTCTAATAAGGTCACCGGTACGGATACATTACGACGTTATGTATAATACCCTATCTACCAGAGTGGAAAATAACCATAAAAGGCAAGAGGGCCATGATTAAATATCACTCGTCATCATTCCCCCCACTAGAACAATAGGCTAAGACATATCCCAAAACGGTATTCCAAATGGCGAGAGAAATAATACCCAATACCAGTAAGGGCCATTCTCTGGGAATTTGCAGGAGTAAACCAATAATCATACTCATGGAACCGAGGGTATCAGCGACAGAGAGACTATGGAGTTTAAAGAGAACGGAGCGATCGCCAATTAAAGGAAAGGTTCCCCAAAACCAGAACACGATCCCCACTCCCATACAGATATAACTCAAGGTTGTAATCATCCCTCCCCCACTCGTTTAATTACATGAGCTAACAACATTAATGCTGCATTCCCTACACTTAAGATAATGATGCCAACCACACCCAGCATTAAATCATCGCGTAACACCGAGACAATTAAAATCATCATTGAAGTTTTGGTCGCAATGCTGGCAAAGGCCAACATTTTCTGCCAAATATCACTATCTTGACAAGCCTCATACATGGGAATTAATAGCGCAAAAATCATCAAAACCAAAATTACAGTCATCTTTTAAAAGTCTCCATCCCCATATCTCTAAGTCTCCCGATCGCCGTGTCTGTGCTTCCTTCGACTCCGCTCAGGGAGCGTTTGTCTCTGTGCGTCCCCGCCTTCTTCGTCTCACCCAATGAACTTCATACGATCCCCTAGCGTGATACTTCACCACAATGGTTTTGGGGGTAAAGGTAATTACGAAAATATCTAAAAAGATCAATCCGGGAGTCCGGTTGGGTTTAAC contains:
- a CDS encoding DUF4040 domain-containing protein produces the protein MTTDISLLLIVALLPLAAGLVVLQKNPYHALVIRGILGAVAALVYAVLGGADVALTEALVGTMLAITLYAVAVRSSLVMRLGTISEDMEQENPQFEALINSLQKTLDKYHMRLDLVPYSDDASLHQALMDKEIHATCISSSASQETKPYHTTIRVERLYEIMQTELPSEVTSLSMKNHVSG
- a CDS encoding cation:proton antiporter encodes the protein MTILTIAWLLLPLIVGLGIYLLPRLDWFLAFGTTLVSFAYATFVFQQPEPIVLELLDNFGVTLIADEQSAFFILTNAFVCVAVLLYCWRSSKSAFFYTQLVVLQGSINSVFVCADWLSIYVGIEVMTIAAFLLISYPRSDRAIWIGLRYLLLSNTVMLLYLVGAILVYKANNSFALTGLINAPAEAIALIFLALLAKGGIFVPGFWLPLTHSESETPVSAILSGVVVKTAAFPLVRCALTLEAIDPIIRFFGVATALLGVGYALFEKDIKRMLALSTISQLGFVLVAPEVGGLYALTHGLAKSALFLIGGNLPSRNLKELQQKPMANSLWIALNLASLSICGCPLLAGFGAKVLTLKNLIPWQMLGMSFAAVGTATVYGQFMFLPHERSEEDTQKLSIGFWLAVVILISGLIGANAFNYQTYTLANIAKPLVTIALGWLAYFIIFRNSTVKLPQTLETLDHLIGMMNLMLLFLFWMVWQ
- a CDS encoding monovalent cation/H(+) antiporter subunit G; translation: MITTLSYICMGVGIVFWFWGTFPLIGDRSVLFKLHSLSVADTLGSMSMIIGLLLQIPREWPLLVLGIISLAIWNTVLGYVLAYCSSGGNDDE